The following is a genomic window from Salmo salar unplaced genomic scaffold, Ssal_v3.1, whole genome shotgun sequence.
CTGTGAGTTTTTTTTAATAATCCACTTTATGGTACAGTAACGTGTACATAAGACGTACAGTAACTCCTTGTCTATCTTTCCTCAGTGCCCCACCCACACCAATGCCTGTCAGTGCATTTCCAGAACAAGGGTCTCCTTTATGTGGCTCCGGGAGAGAGCTGGTCCTGCAGACCCAGTTCCAGATTACACCAACAGAGAAGATCATCATGGTGATTTGGGACCGCCAGACTGAGAAGGGTCAGGGACAGGTCAGGCTGGCCAATCACCAAGATGCACCTGGCAATCCTCTAGACCAGAAGGAGGCCTCATTTAGGGTGGAGAATATAAGTTCATCTGACTATGGAATGTACACCATCACTGTGACTGACCAGATGGGGAACGAGCAATCAGCAAATATACTTGTTAGAGAGATTGGTGAGAAACAGCTACACCAATAATTCTGGTCACTACCTAGATTTTGTTTGGGTCAAATACTGTGCAAACTGAAAAGTCATATTACCTTGACATTAGCCTCGGTCACAGGCTTTCACCTCACCTTCCGAACAATGTGAGTGAAGCCTGGGTGCCGAGGCTACCCTTATGTGCAGAACTATGTAAGAACGCAGAAACCAATATAACTATATTTGGACTATTTGTTCTGCCtaactttttctctccctccctctcgcctaGTTGCTGCTCCTGTAGCGTCTTTGTCGCTCCAGTGTGAGGTGGCCAATGACAGGGCACAGTGGGACAGCCCAGTGTTTTCCTGGTTGGTGGATGGGGTAGAGCTGTCCAATCAGACAGACAATCTCTCTGCAGATGGCAGGAGACTCTACGTGTCCGGAATGAAGGGCCACAACTACACCTGTGTTGTCAACAGCAGTCTGGGGACAAGTGTCACATACTACGTCACTGGTATACATGCATTATGATTATTTATTATGACTATTTTGAGTTTTTTTTGTCTTTCATGCTTCTTTGTTGTTGCCTAGATTCTCCTACACCATCCCAAAGTATCCAATCCTGTAACACTCTGTGTGGTGTATTACTGGGCTTCATCATAGCGATTCTAATCACATGTGGATATCTCTACTGGTAAGATTACAGAACATCTCCCTGGCTTGTCTTTTTACAGTAATACACTCATTTGGCACATGAATAAACTCCTGGTATAGTGTTTGGTATGTGCACACTTTTGACATTGCTGTGTGTTCTTAACAGGAAATGCAGACAGCGGAGGACATGACCTTAGGAGGGCCATCGCGTTCCGTTATCAGTCTTATTTATGGCACTTATTTATGGCACTTATTAATGGCACGCTCACACAAGTCTTTAATATTCTATTGCAATAAGTCACACTACCAGACCAAATATGATTCCTATCAAGAGCTGTGGCCCTATTCACCATcactaaaatatatttatatgcCTATTTATCAAattaaaattgtattggtcacatacatatatttagcagatgttattgcgggtatagtgaaatgcttgttattggtgtattacattttacatttacgtcatttagcagacgctcttatccagtgcgACTTACAAATTGTATTTCTATGCCTATTTGTGGTATTTATTGATGCAGTGTCCACACGTATATTTTGACTAATTATATCTTTGTATCTTTTTTTTTGAAAGTACTCTATGCCATCACATTTACATTGTGCACATGTACAAATGAACCTAAACTTAAACCTACTTTTGTGATGATATAAAGCAAATGGGAAAAAATTCACATTATTGTGACGGAGCATGTGTGGATTTAACCTATTTCATAACCTGATAGGAAATCTTTGAAAGCGTCCACTTTGCTACACTTCCATAGGAGACAGTGAAGAGACatagaaacacagcagtctggaTGAGTGAGGAAAAGCACAGCACCACCTATTTAATAGCGCCATCCACTGGCTTGTTTTAGAAATTCCTCTATTCAAAATATCACTTCAATTtgtaactttggttttagaagtgggggggggatAAAAAATCCAAACATCCTACCTGACCGCTCGGAGTcgtctgcatggtcctaaagaacaccgttgcctcgttttgtatgaCATtctaatgataaaactgggggggacaaaaaaaTGGATGTCATTGTCATTCACAGAGAACTTGAATTGGAAATACTGTACCgtattgttatttgtttttgcaAATGTAGATAAGATGATTTAATTAAAGTCGCACTCAGTCTCCTTttcacctgatttacttaacaaaaggcactTGGTGGTCCAGGTATGTTCATGACATAGCACAAGTGGAGGGTGGGCCTTTCTGCATTTGTTCTCTATTGCTTCTCTATTGTTTCTGCAAGCAATAGCAGAGACCGATGACATTAGAGGGCTATCAGCCCAACTCCTTGAATGGCCTACTCCAAGcacgaaccaccacatttaaccttGGCAAGGTGACGGGGAATATGGTAGAATACAAATAGAGTAATagttccctctgcaaggcaatcaaa
Proteins encoded in this region:
- the LOC123731741 gene encoding uncharacterized protein; protein product: MPVSAFPEQGSPLCGSGRELVLQTQFQITPTEKIIMVIWDRQTEKGQGQVRLANHQDAPGNPLDQKEASFRVENISSSDYGMYTITVTDQMGNEQSANILVREIVAAPVASLSLQCEVANDRAQWDSPVFSWLVDGVELSNQTDNLSADGRRLYVSGMKGHNYTCVVNSSLGTSVTYYVTDSPTPSQSIQSCNTLCGVLLGFIIAILITCGYLYWKCRQRRT